CGGCCCACCTCGCTGTCACAGGCCCTCGGTAGCCTGCGGGGATGGTTGCTCACGCCCCGGCCAAGCCCGTGCAGGTCCGGCCCTTCGAGGTCGTGTCGGAGTTCGAGCCGGCCGGCGACCAGCCCCGGGCCATCGCCGAGCTGACCGAGGGCCTCGAGGGCGGCGAGCGCTTCCAGACCCTCCTCGGCATCACCGGGTCGGGCAAGTCGGCCACCATCGCCTGGACCATCCAGAACCTGCAGCGGCCCACGCTGATCCTGGCCCCCAACAAGTCCCTCGCGGCCCAGCTGGCCAACGAGTTCAAGGAGCTCTTCCCCCACAACGCGGTGGAGTACTTCGTCTCCTACTACGACTACTACCAACCCGAGGCCTACATCGCCTCGTCGGACACCTACATCGAGAAGGACTCGTCGATCAACGACGAGATCGAGCGCCTCCGCCACTCCACCACGGCCTCCCTGCTCACCCGGCGCGACGTCATCGTCGTGGCCTCGGTGTCGTGCATCTACGGCCTGGGCTCGCCCGAGGAGTACCGCGACAGCCTGCTGGTGCTGCGCACGGGCGACACCCACGACCAGCGGGCCCTGCTGCGGCGCTTCGTCGACATGCAGTACGACCGCAACGACGCCAACCTGGTCCGGGGCACCTTCCGGGTGCGGGGCGACACCATCGAGATCCACCCCGCCTACGACGAGACCGCCCTCCGCATCGAGCTCTTCGGCGACGAGATCGAGCAGATGCTCACCATCGACCCGGTCACCGGCGAGCGGGTCCGCACCCACGACGACTTCGTCCTGCTGCCGGCCACCCACTACGTGGCGGGGGAGGAGCGGCTCCAGCGGGCCATCACCCGCATCGAGGCCGAGCTCCAGGAGCGGCTGGCCACCTTCGAGGCCGAGGGCAAGCTGCTGGAGGCCCAGCGCCTCCGCATGCGCACCCAGTACGACCTGGAGATGATGGCCGAGGTCGGCTTCTGCAACGGCATCGAGAACTACTCGGCGCCCATCGACGGCCGGGCCCCGGGCGAGACCCCGAGCACCCTGATCGACTACTTCCCGCGCGACTTCCTGATGGTGCTCGACGAGTCCCACCAGAGCGTCCCCCAGCTGAACGGGCAGTACGAGGGCGACCGGAGCCGCAAGGAGACCCTCATCGAGCACGGCTTCCGCCTGCCGTCGGCGGCCGACAACCGACCGCTGCGCTTCGAGGAGTTCCTCGACCGCATCGGCCAGACCGTCTTCATGTCGGCCACGCCCGGCCCCTTCGAGCTGGAGCGCTCGACCCGGGTGGTCGAGCAGGTCGTCCGGCCCACCGGCCTGGTCGACCCCGAGGTCGTGGTCAAGCCGACCAAGGGCCAGATCGACGACCTCATGACCGAGATCGACGCCCGGGTGGCCCGGGGCGACCGGGCCCTGGTCACCACCCTCACCAAGAAGATGGCCGAGGACCTCACCGACTACCTGCTGGAGCGGGGGGTCAAGGTCCGCTACCTCCACAGCGAGGTCGACACCATCCAGCGCATCGAGATCCTGCGCGACCTGCGCCTGGGCGAGTTCGACGTGCTGGTCGGCATCAACCTCCTGCGGGAGGGCCTCGACCTGCCCGAGGTGTCGCTGGTCGCCATCCTCGACGCCGACAAGGAGGGCTTCCTCCGCAGTGAGACCTCGCTGATCCAGACCATCGGCCGCGCCGCCCGCAACGTGGGGGGCCAGGTGGTCATGTACGCCGACCAGGTCACCCCGTCGATGCAGCGGGCCATCAGCGAGACCAACCGCCGTCGAGGGCTCCAGCAGGCCTACAACGCCGAGCACGGCATCGACCCCACCACCATCCGCAAGGCCGTCACCGACATCCTGGCCCTCATCCGCCCGGCCGAGGACAAGGCACCGATCCCCGGCGGGGAGCGCCGCAAGGAGCGGGCCGCCGACAAGGCCCGGCGCGAGGAGCTGGCCGAGCTGCCCGGCGAGGAGCTGGCCCGGCTCATCCAGACCCTCGAGGAGGAGATGCACGAGGCCTCCTCCGACCTCCGCTTCGAGTACGCAGCTCGCCTGCGGGACGAGATCAAGGACCTGCGCCGGGAGCTCAAGCAGGTGGGGTAGCCCTCCACCTCGTCACCGACGAGGCCGAGACGCTGGCCGAGCAGTGGCTCAGCGGCTACCCGAACGTCCAGACCCGCCGCTTCAACGCAGGCAGGCTCAGGACCCTCGTGAGCCACGCAGGCATCGATGAGCCCGAGCAGGCCACGGAGGCGCAGGTGATCGCCTGGGCCACCGACGAAGGATCGAACAACACCGTCCGAGGACGCACCTCCGTGGCCCTCACGTTCCTAGGCAAGGCGGTCGCCGTCGAGGCGAGCGACCGCCTCGCGCCCTTCGACCACGGCTCGCAGCTGGTGGGAGAACCGCCCGAGAGCCTCGTACGCGGTGTGCAGCTCCAGGCGAACCTCGAAGCGCAGTGCTCCACCTCGTACCTCCGAACCGCGCCCCAGCTCAACGCGGACGCCGATCTGACCCCTCTGCCCGACGGGGAGCACCTCGGTGCGAAGCAGCGTCACGCGATGGCCGGTCGGCTCGAGGTAGCCGCCATGGATGCACGGGGGGTCAGCCGGAAGGGGAAATCGCCCGATCTCATCGGCGAACTCGACAACCTGCCTGCGATCAACCCAGGCCACACCGACGCCGGCGAACGACTGCGCCTGAGCCCGTAGCGTGAGCTCCCCGAGACCGTCGCCGTCGTCGCGTCCCCATCTCGCTTCGAGGAACTCGTCAACCACGGGTGGACCATACCGAGCACCTCGGCCGCTACGCCGGAGGGTTGGCGCTCGTGTTCCCGTCCGGCTGGTCGCCGATCTCGACCGAGCAGGCGGTCCGCCGTCGCCCCCCTACGAGCAAGGAGGGGAGCGACCGGCGTGGAGGTACAGCACAGACACTCGCATCCGCATCAAGGACCTGCGTCGCGAGCTGAAGCAGGTGGGCTGACCAGCGGTCCCCGGTCTCACGATCGGGGTCCCGGCGCCGATGGGACCGGGTGCTGCGCCGCCTGATCGCCTCCGACGCCGCGCCGGCGTGGGCGCTGGCGCTCCTCCTGCTGGCGGTGGTCGGACCGCTCGTCCCCATCAACAGCGCCCAGCCGGCGGTGCGCGCCGCCCAGACGGGCGCCCTGGTCGAGCAGGGCTCGGTGCGCCTCGACGCCTTCCGGGACGCGGTGCTGATCGACCGGGTGGAGCTCGACGGCCACCTGTACTCGGACAAGGCGCCCCTCCAGCCGCTGCTCGCCGCCCCCGTCTACGCCGCCGGGCAGTTGGTGGGCATGGAGTCGGCCGCCGTGCCGCGCGACCGGATGAACCTGACGCAGTGGTGGCTCCGCCTGGCCACGTCGGTGCTGCCGGCGGCCGGGCTGGTGCTGCTGATGCACCGGACGGCCCGGCGGGTGGCCCCCGCCGGCGCCACCCTGGCCACCGCGGCGTGCGCCTTCGGCACCCTCCTGCTGCCGTTCGCCAGCGAGCTCTACGCGCACGTGCTGTGCACCTTCTTCGGCTTCGCCGCGTGGGTCGTGCTGTCCGAGGGGCGGGCCGGCGGACGCCTGGGCCTGCGGCGGGCCGCCATGGCCGGCGCCCTGGCCGGCGCGGCCGTGGCGACCGAGTACCCCATGGCCCTGGTGGTCCTGGTGCTGGCCGGGACCTTCGTCGTCGCCCGGGAGTGGCGTCCGCTGGTGGCCTTCGCCGCCGGGGGCATCCCCTTCGCCGCCCTCCTCGGCATCTACCAGCAGCTGGCCTTCGGCGACCCCTTCGCCACGTCGTACTCGCTGAAGCCGGTGCACGCCGCCGCCTCGCCCGCGGTCACCGGCGTGCCCCGGCCGACCCAGCTGCTCGAGGTGCTGATGGGCAGCCGCGGCCTGGTCCTCTTCAGCCCCGTGGTCGCGGTGGGGCTGGTCGGCCTGGTGCGCCTGGCCCGACGGGCCGGCCCCCACCGGGCCCACGGTGCGGTCGGCCTGCTCGTGTTCACGGCCTTCTGGATGCTCCAGGGCGGGTGGCCCAACCCGTGGGGCGGCGAGACCCCGGGGCCCCGCTACATGATCACCGCGCTGCCCTTCCTGGCGGTGGGCATCGCCCAGGTCATCACCCTCCTGTCGGTCCGCCTGCGCGCTGTCGTGGTGGGCTGGTCCGTCCTGTTCATGCTGGGCCCGCTCCTGGCCTTCCACATGGTCCCCGACGGCGGTGCGGTGGGGCTCAGCCACCTCGACAACGTGCGCCGCTTCGGGGTGACCCCGACGGCCTGGAACGCCGTGCTCGGTCCCTGGGGGTGGGGGGTCTGGCTCCTGGGGATCGCCGCCGCGGGCCTGGTCCTGGCCCGCGTGGTCGCCTCCCGGCCCGCCGTCGCGGAGGACGCACCGACGTCGGCGACGGCAGCGGCCCCGGCGCCGCGGCCGACCGCCGCCCTCTCCCGGCCATGACCTCGGTGGCCCGGCCGCGCTCCGCGGCCGGGACCGCAGCCCCGACCCGTCGGACCCGGCCCGCCCGCTCCTGGGCCCCGGCGCTGGGCGCCGGCGCCCTCGCCGCCCTCCTCGGCGCGTGGGGCCTCGGCCGCTCGCCGCTGTGGATGGACGAGACGTTCTCCCTCGGGGCCACGGCCCAGCTGGCGCCGACCATCCGGGGCACCGGCGGCACCATGGCCCTGTACTACGTGCTGCTCGACGGGTGGGTGGCGGTGGTGGGCACCAGCGCGCCGGCGCTCCGCGCCCTCTCGGTCGTGTGCGTGGCCGCGTGCGTGGTCGTCACCGCCCGCCTGGCGCGGCACCTCCTGACGCCGACCGAGGGCCTGGTCGCCACCGCCGTGGTGGCCGCCATGCCCGGCCTG
Above is a window of Iamia majanohamensis DNA encoding:
- the uvrB gene encoding excinuclease ABC subunit UvrB, coding for MVAHAPAKPVQVRPFEVVSEFEPAGDQPRAIAELTEGLEGGERFQTLLGITGSGKSATIAWTIQNLQRPTLILAPNKSLAAQLANEFKELFPHNAVEYFVSYYDYYQPEAYIASSDTYIEKDSSINDEIERLRHSTTASLLTRRDVIVVASVSCIYGLGSPEEYRDSLLVLRTGDTHDQRALLRRFVDMQYDRNDANLVRGTFRVRGDTIEIHPAYDETALRIELFGDEIEQMLTIDPVTGERVRTHDDFVLLPATHYVAGEERLQRAITRIEAELQERLATFEAEGKLLEAQRLRMRTQYDLEMMAEVGFCNGIENYSAPIDGRAPGETPSTLIDYFPRDFLMVLDESHQSVPQLNGQYEGDRSRKETLIEHGFRLPSAADNRPLRFEEFLDRIGQTVFMSATPGPFELERSTRVVEQVVRPTGLVDPEVVVKPTKGQIDDLMTEIDARVARGDRALVTTLTKKMAEDLTDYLLERGVKVRYLHSEVDTIQRIEILRDLRLGEFDVLVGINLLREGLDLPEVSLVAILDADKEGFLRSETSLIQTIGRAARNVGGQVVMYADQVTPSMQRAISETNRRRGLQQAYNAEHGIDPTTIRKAVTDILALIRPAEDKAPIPGGERRKERAADKARREELAELPGEELARLIQTLEEEMHEASSDLRFEYAARLRDEIKDLRRELKQVG